tCCCTATCATTTCAACACTAAAAATTCATTCTGTAAAAAACTAATTTGTAATGCTGAATATTTAAGGATGGGgaaattaatttattcatttatttattattttatgccACTGTGTGTGAAGTACTTTCCAAAAATTGATGAGTTTTGTCAGTCAAATGTTCTTGTTGATCAAAATGCATGATTAACATCTGCCCAATCTGCCTGTCATGTCTTTTCTAACCATTCGTACAGGTTGTCCATTATCTACAGAGAGTGAATTTCACAACTGGCTTTGGGGACCATGTATCCTTTGACAAGAATGGTGATCCTTTGGCTATCTATGATATAATGAACTGGCAGCCAAACATGGATGGGTCAATCAAGGTCCACACAGTTGGTGTCGTGGATGAATCTGCACAGACAGACCATATCCTTCTACTTAATGAAGATGCTTTGTTCTGGAACTTTGAGACAAAGAAAGTAAATCATATACACATAAATGATAAAGTGCATAGACTGTGATGCTTATAGGTTAATTCATATTTGAAAAActgacattttttcttttccattaATCATGACTTCTTTCTCATCAGTTAAATTTTTTAACTCCATGTCATACTCTGCAATTCAACATCATCAAGAgtaaatgtggaataaaaatacagCAGAAGTAATGCAGTGCTCAACTGATAAATCTGGACTCTCCATTCTTTAGCCACCCAGGTCGATTTGCAGTGAAAGCTGCCCCCTAGGCACCAGAAGAGCCAGAAAGAAAGGCATGCCCATCTGTTGCTTTGACTGTTTGCCTTGTGCTGATGGAGAGATCAGCAACACAACAGGTGAAAAATAAGCTTTATATTTTAAAATGATTGAGCATCCCATTAAAGTTTGTGCTCTTTATTTTTGGATAATCTCTCATGCCTTTTTCTCCCTGTTTTTATTTCCCCTTCTTTCTCATTCAGATTCTAATGAATGCATTGCATGCCCTGATGTGTTCTGGTCCAGTCCAGAGAAAGACCATTGTGTCCCAAAGGAGGTGGAGTTCCTGTCCTATGAAGAGCCACTGGGCATCTCCTTAACAACAGCTTCCCTGTTTGGCACCTGCTTTTGCACTGGGGTTCTGATTGTATTTGTGCATTACCGCCACACCCCTGTGGTCAGGGCCAACAACTCTGAGCTGAGTTTCCTTCTACTCCTGTCACTCAAACTGTGCTTCTTGTGTGTGCTACTTTTCATTGGGCAGCCTCAGTTGTGGACATGCCAACTGAGGCATGTGGCATTTGGTATCAGCTTTGCATTGAGTATCTCCAGCATCCTGGTCAAAACCATGGTGGTTGTGGCTGTGTTTAAGTCCACTCGGCCAGAAGGCCATAATGCGTTGAAATGGTTTGGGGTGGTCCAACAGCGAGGTACAGTGCTGGTCCTCACAGTCCTCCAAGTGGTTATATGTACAGTCTGGCTGGTTACAGCATCTCCCACACCCCATAAAAACACTCGCTACATCAGCTCAAAAATAGTCTATGAATGTGCCATGGGTTCTGTGGTTGGGTTTGCATCGCTATTAGGTTACATTGGCCTACTGGCTGCTGTAAGCTTTCTTCTGGCCTTCTTAGCAAGGAACCTACCAGATAACTTTAACGAGGCCAAATTCATCACGTTTAGCATGCTGATATTCTGTGCTGTGTGGATTACTTTTGTGCCTGCATACGTCAGCTCTCCTGGGAAGTATTCTGTGGCTGTAGAGATCTTTGCTATCTTGGCATCTAGTTTTGGTTTGCTGGTAGCCATATTTGCTCCAAAGTGCTATATTATACTCCTACACCCTGAGCGGAATACCAAAAAGGCCGTGATGGGCCGAGCACCACAAAATAAATAGCTACAAAATATTAATTGTTAATAATTATACACTATTCAGTTGTCTGGATAATAATATGCTTTCTAAAATGATTGATGAATCATTATTTGTTTTATGTTGTATAACATATATTAGAGCATGGTTGTTCTTCCAAGCTCTTCATAGTCTCTGGAGACCCAGATCTGCCAAAAAGAAgaattaaataattaaaaaataaataaaataataaacatcAATCAGAAAAAAAAGTATCCTTATTTTTCTTGAATGAAACATATAAAACATAGTCACCCATCATGCAAAAAGCACAAGAGATTTCTTCCTTGAAAGATACTTCAATTTTGGACACTTAAATAGTAGATTCCATAAACAACTGCTTTAGGTTATACTCTTCACAAACATATAATTCAAACAAAAAGGGGAAATAGGAGATGTGCTGGGTTGTCAAATCTGATAAAGGATAAACACCCAATGCCTGAGGCCAAAGATAAGTGGTGGCAAATTAGCAGTATCTACACAAACCCTGGAATACTTTTAAAGACCATTTGGCTGTGTCCAATAGGAGCatatgatgtttgtttgtttgtttgtttgtttatttatttcacaTTCAGACATAACAATCATCGAAAACAATAACTATAAAGCTGTAGGCTGCAACCCCTTTATTTGACTGTACTTGCTGTCCAGGTGAGCATCCAGTTCCTGGAGGTCCCAGTAACTCCCATCCTCATCCACTACCTGCTGTAGCATCTGCTTCAGGGTCTGGTTGAACCTCTCAACCAGTCTGTCAGTCTGGAGGTGGTAGACTGAGGTGTGGATCTGTTTGACTTCCAAAACCCGGCACACATCCATTATTAACTTGGATACACAGGGCATACCTTGGTCTATAAGGAGGTCTTTTGTGAGCCCCACATGGGAGAACAGCAGAACCAGTTCCTTGAAGGTGCTTCTGGCCATAGCCTTCCAAATGGGGAATTGAGTGGCATAGTTCACGATGACAAGTATGTGCTTGTGGCCCTGGGCAGACTTGGGAAGAGGACCCATCAGATTCATGCCCACTTTCTCAAAGGGGATGCCAATAATAAGCAGAGGCATGAGTGAGGCAGGTACAGGTTTCGTTGGGGCAGTGCACTGACATGGGGGGCAGCGTTGACTGAAGTTCCTTACCTCCGCATTGATCCCTAGCCAGAGGAAACAGTAACAGATGTTCTCCATGGTATTTTTGCTCACAAGATGGCCATCCAAAAGCTGGGAGGGGTCTAGTGCATCATCAGGCCCACCTTAGAGTGGAGAACTACTAGCAGGTCTGCAGGCTGGCCACACTGTTCTGTGTGATGGTAGAGGATCCCAGGGTGGACCAGTAACTTGGAGATGGGAAGGGGTTGCCCCAGCTGCTAGTCTCTGCTTTTCACAATGTACACCTgcccatgggtggcacggtggtgtagtggttagcgctgttgcctcacagcaacaaggtccgggttcaatccccgtggccagcaagggcctttgtgtgcagagtttgcatgttctccccgtgtccacatgggtttcctccgggtgctccggtttcccccacagtccaaagacatgcaggttaggttaactggtgactctaaattgactgtaggtgtgagtgtgaatggttgtctgtgtctatatgtcagccctgtgatgacctggtgacttgtccagggtgtatcccgcctttcgcctatagtcagctgggataggctccagcttgcctgtgaccctgtagaacaggataatgagatgagagatgagacaccTGCCCACAGCTGTGCATTAGCTGCTAGTCCTTTTTCTGCTTCTGCCCAAAGTGCCATTCTTCAGCCACCTGCTTATACACATGTGAGAGAAGGGTGGTGTTTGACTCACCTTCACCAGCACAGGCATCAGCATCCTCATGCTCCCCAACCAGGCACACATTCTGGAGTGGCACATTGTGGTCCACAGGCCTCTGGGGCACTCATCTTCTCCTCATCCTTCTGGTCGCAGGGAGCTTCTTGGGTGACCCAGGCCAATCTCTACCTAGTCGGAGAGGGACAGTGACTTCAGGAAACACACCAATAGTTATTTTCCATTCACCTTGCTCATTTTCAATCCAGATGTGGATAGCGGCCATCTCTCATGCATCCCCATGCAGACAGGTGATGCTGACTGTGCCACAGTGCCCCCACAGCTTCAGGCATGATGGAGGGTTGAACAGGGCATAATGGTGCTTCCGGAGTCAAGGAGAGCTTGCACTGGCTGTCCATCTACTTGCACAGAGGTGGTTGAAAGATGATGGCTTGTAGGTGAGTGGACAACACAGCCAGTAAGCAATGGCTTCTGGGCTGGGGCAGTTGACTGAGGTTTGGGACCATTGGGCATAGCCTCATTCAGGAGTGATGGAGGGCAAGCTGGTCATGGTGGGAGACATCAGGGCTCAGCATTGGCCCAGGAGGATGTATGTTAGGGCCCGGTGTGAGCCTGATGAGGTTTTGTCGTTTCTTGTTTGCTGATGTCCAGAGTGGCGAGGGTACACTACAAGGCCATGATGAGCTTGGCAGTCATTTTGGGTGTCCTCATCTCTTCATCCCTCATCTCCTATGCACTCTGTGGGTGGGAATGCCCAGAGGAAGCAATCCGTGATGACCAACTCTGCAACCTTGGTAGCTGAGTGTTGTTCAGGCTGTAGCCATCATTTGGTGGTCCTCAGCAGAGCATCCATTTGGCTGTACAATTCACATCAGCCCAGTACACCCAGTGGTGGAACTGTGTCCTGGCAGGCAGAGACCCTGCAGTGTGCCAGGATTTGTTCTTTCAGGAGTGGGTACTCATCTGCTGAGGCCAGGGGGAATCCATGGTCAGCCAGCTGGGCCTCCCTGAGGAGGGGCCAGACCCTGGGCCCACTCCTCCTCAGGTCAGCCTTCCTGTATCACAGTCTGTTCAAAAGTGTAGAGGTAAGAATCAACATTCTCCAAAGGAGTCAGCTTGGAGCACAGACAAAGAGCTTCTTTGTGAGAATCTGAATGGTGGCCAGGAAAGGGAGCAGCTCTGGCTTGTTGCTGCAGCAGCTCCTAAGTGGCAACTTGGAAGACCTTGGTGAGTTCTTGCATCACCTGCTGCTGTTGGAGACTGGCTTCCAGGAGTTGTTGCAGGAGAGGTTCCATATGGGAGGTGGGTGGGGGTACTGTGTTCATGCACACATTTTCCACCAGTGTGGCACTCATAGCTGTGGTGGGGAATACAGACACACAACCCAGGGTCAGTAGAAGTTAAGTGCTCTTTTAAATTTTTCAAAAAAGGCAGGGGAAGTGCAGGTGGTGAAGGGAGTGTAGCAAGTGCATGCAGTGGAGGGCCAGAACTGGCCTACAGCTGGATCACAGGCACGGGCTGGCTACATCTGGAACTGATGCATCTGGAGCCTAGGCGATTGCCTGTGAATGTGCTGGACTCTCTGCTGTCTTCCTCATTGTTCTCATCATCGGTATCATTGTTGTTGTCTGAAAAGAGAGGGAGTGGAGGAGTCAGTCAGCATGCCCTGAAAACATTTACCTAACCTGTGTTTGTGGTGTCACCTCTTTATACAGTACTCCTCTGGCTGCTTGAGGAGGGTAGATTGAGGTGCCATTTAATCTGTTCCAACCGTGTGCAATCAGGAGGCTCCATCCTGTGATCATGCTGCTTTTGGCAGTCCAAAATAGTGGTGCTGAAGTATCGCTGTCTCTTCAGCACCATGGGAGCAGTCAAGAGAGGAGCAATGCAGTACTTGGACGGTGGTTTCCTTGGGCCAACCTCACACTGGAAGCCAATGTGCTATGGGGGTAGTATATGTTGCTGttatagtaaaaaaaaatgtggacatagATATAAGTATTAACTCCAAAAGTCCAACAAGAAAacaagtgtgagagagtgtgcaagaCAGTTATGGTTATAGAGTCCTTCTAGGATTAGTCTAATAATTTATAGATATTGCAACCACTCTAAGTATTATGGTaataaagataaataaaataTAGACTATTTAAATCATGTTTTTGCACTGACTGAATTTCACATACATCTCCTTTGTGACCTGCTCATGTCTGAGTGATCAACTTCAGTATTCTGGTGCTTTGGATTACATAACAGTGGGCTATTATGATTCATCCAAACCTAAAGGACAGAAGGTTAGAAATATGAGTTGTGTTGTAGGATAGACAGAGCTACAGTCTAACTGTACTTACTGTGCTCCCATCATACACGTAATACTATTAATTGACAAATTAGCTCTATATATTTTTTACATTAGAGGGAAACAATGAAATGTTTGGTTTATGCTTGATGTGTTTTTAACAAACACCTGAGTCTGTTTTGAAGAAAGCTGTGCAGAGGGACTGACCTGTCTGCTGCTATGACTATGTCATCTTCTGAAGGACAGGTTGCACATACACAGTTTATCAAAATGTATTACTATTATTCTCAGGCAATGCAAAAAAGACAATCTGACACTGGTAGAATGCATGTTTGGAGATTGTCCTTACTTTTCAACATTGCATACTCCCACTGAAAACAGATTGATATTCATGATACAGCTGACAGAAAAGAACTTGCTGACAGCAGTCGTGGTCTAGCTTCATTATTCCCTTGTTCTCATGTAATGTTTCCTGGGATGAAACTCTCAGCATCAACCTAACAGTATTTTCCATCACTGAGGCCTTCACTGGCTGCTGTCTATTACAAGCACAGGACCTCTCCTTTTGTCATGGCCAACAACTCTGACCTGACCTGACCTAcctacctatctatctatctatctatctatctatctatctatctatctatctattttttgtACCTCTCACTTTGTATTTCCTTTGTTCACTTGCTTTCATTGGATAGACCTCTGATTGGTCATGTCTACTGTGCCACACAATGTTTGGGTTCatgttcatcctctgcatttcctGTGCTCTTGGGAAAACATCATCTAGGCATGCTAATGGCCTCCATGGTTACATGTCCAGGTTGTAATTGAATGAAATGTTTTGGACCTCCACAACAAAGACTCTTCCACTCTCATTCAGGACCATATTTGTGTGCTTTGCTTAAAAATATAACCTTTTTTCCCCTTGAAATATATAAAGCAGTACAAGAAAAGAATTACCTTGGATTGTGGCTGAGATTCTATGACAGGTTTCTGGGTTATGCTGGGATATATTGGACTCTTGGCtattttatgttttattttggcttttctgcTTTGGAAGTTGCTGATAATTTGAATGAAGCCAAATTCATTACATTCAGCATGCTCAAGCTCTCTATGACTTTGAAATCAGATCATGCCATCTGGTTTCATAGGTGAATGAAATCTACAGAAAAAGGAGGAAATCGACACAATGGGCAGTAAAGAAGGTAGGAAGGAAGAAAACAATAATTTGAGCACTGAAAAGACTTGGAGACGATGCACATTGTTAAACAAATTAGTGATGGGAAATAGTAcaaattcaaacaaacaaacaaacaaacaaacaaacaaacaagcaaacacatTTAATTAAATGTTAGTCCATCACTTACATGAGATTAGAACTAATAGAATTACATCAAATCACATAACAGTGACCAAAAGTTGTTTGTGTTTCAGTGTGTCTCATTTTACAGAATATATGAACATAGGTCCAATCTTGCCATCTACAGGATCTGATACTGAGAGTTGCAGGCTAAAAATACATATTTCAGAggcaagtcgatgtgtgacattatattacagtttttctccattggtttggctcatttcttgaaactgagatgacattctcATAACTATAAGGCAATTTGGCCAAACAGACTTACAGTTCTGCACAACACTTCAGATAACCAGCAAAATGTCATTTGTCTCCCAAAACTACTCATCCATGCTTCAAAATTAAATCCCTTTCCCATCTAAATAGTCAGTACCATAAAAATGGCATAAATCCTTCTCAATTGCTTTGGcacattttcattcattcagttcTTCTGTCAAAATAACTTGGATGGTACAGCAGAACTACATGGATCACCTGGCAATGTTTGTACAGCTCCCAAAACAGTTTACCCATCTGTCAAAACTACATTCCCTTCTCATATAACTAGTCAGTGCCTCCAAAATGCATTGTCCCTTTGGTATTGTGTAAGTACTGCGAGTCAAAATGCTTAGACGCTTTGTCATGGCATATGTCTAACTATAGGAATACAgttttcacaccacacacacgctGCACTCATTCTGCCGAggaattttcatttttattctcAGCTAACGTGAATTGTACACATTACTGTAGGTAGGGAACAATAAAAAGGAAAATGTATACgctgtgtatactgtgtacacaaaatacaaaaacccacaaaaacaaacaaaaaatgaataCTGTAAATAAAGAGTCACAAATGAAGACATTTTGTTTAGTCGCGGTCACTCCCCTCTCTCGCCTGGTCACCATCCTCATCTTCCTGGCCATCCATTCTCTGTGCTCTGTTCGGCCACAGATTCTCATCAACATCACATCTGATGTTTTCTCTTGAGATGCAGCGTGGGAAGAAGCGTCGTGAATGCCTGAGCCATCCTCTACACTGATCACCTGTTATATCCTCACAGGCAGCATCCATAGCATTGAGGAGAGACCTCTGGTTTTCGGCATGGTGTTCATATACTCTCCATCTCCAAGCAGAGAAAAAACTCCTCGATAGGATTCAGGAATGGAGAATATGGTGGTAACAAGACATTATGCATTCTTGGATGCATGTTGAACCATGCCCGGATGCGTGGACCATGGAGGAAATTAACATTGTCCCATACAATGACAAACTGGGGTAGGTGGGGCCCTTCGAGACCCCTCTCATTTTCTGGGACCAAATATACATATAGTTGGTCCAGGAAACGGAGGAGTTTCTCTGTGTTATACGGGCCCAAGCTTGCAGTGTGGGTGGCCACACCATTTTCTGAAATAGCCGCGCACATGGTTATATTTCCCCCCCGCTGGCCTGGGACATCCACTGTGGCCCGCTGGCCAATGATGTTTCGGCCACGCCTGCGGCCCTTGGCCAGGTTGAAGCCTGCCTCATCAACAAACACTAGGATGTGTGGTGTTTCACTCCCCTCCAGTGCCAGGATTCTCTGGAAAAGAGATAAATagagtaaaaaaaaatcaatcatgtaGATGGGTCATATGGTCACAGCAATGCTACACAATATGTTCTTCACAAAGTCAATATAACCCACTGTGGTTCCAATCCTAGAGTGCAGACTTATGCAGATTTTCTAGGGTAgtttttgatacaaagagaacagAGACATACTGTTGACAGTGTTCTGTTACAGTTCAGCAAAATGCTGTGGTCATATATTGTAAAGCTGGAATCCAAAGGTAAAGAGGAGGATACTGAAACCCTCAGAAATTGGAACCTCTGCAGTGTTGGCTACTTATAGGTTACAAAATGATAGACAATGAATAATTGACTTACCTGCACATACTGGTACCGCAGCTCTTTTACTCTGGCAGTGTTCCTATCAAATGGTACTCTGTATATCTGTTTCATGGTGATTAGGTTCTTCTTCAGAACCCGGTCTATTGTTGATATGCTGATggagttgatgttttggaagacGCCACTGTTTTGGAGGACTGCATCCCGGATCTGTGTCAGTGTTATGGCATTATTTGCTATCACCATGTTACAGATCTCCTGTTCTTGGCGATCGGTTAGAAGTTTTCTTCTTCCACCCGCATGAGGTTGTCGGCCAATCCTGCACATAGACAACATAACTATTTGTTGTCCTTGCCTTATGTGTTTGTTACAGATTATCAATCACTGTACAGTAATGACTGCATTACACACCACTTTACTGTATTTGTAGGCTACTGTACTTACAATTGCACTGCCATTCTATTGCGAATTCTTGCTGTATTTTGTCCAATTTACAACAGTATTTCCTTTGTCATTCTACAGTAGTGAACTGTATAATACTGTGACTTCACATCGAGGTAAGATTTTCGGCCTgggtctaaacacacacacacacacacacacacacacacacacacacacgcacgcacacaggcaaacagttgTCATTGCCTGAGTGCATACCTGTTTTCCCGCCGAAAGGTTTGAATGATGGAGGAAACTGTGGAGCGTGGCACGTTAGGCTGCACTCTGCGCCCTGCCTCTGCCATTGTGAGGTGATGGTTGATGACATGATCAATAATGGTGGCCCGAATTTCATCTGGGACAACATGATGTCTGCGAACTCTATTTCCTCCTATTCCACCACCACGAACCctcactcctcctcctcttccctctCCTCTACCTCCACGCACCCTCAATCCTccacctcctcttcctcttccttctcttcctcttcctccaaGTGGAGATTGCCCTGGTTGATGCACTTGCTCTCTCTCCATGTTGACATAGGAAAAAGTACTAGCACCAGGCCAAGCTGTATATATACAGCAATGCCAGCACTCCAAAACATAGATAACACCTGTCAGGTAACTCAACAAACAGATGGATTGGTCACCTGCAAAGTGGGACACTCCTCCTTCGTTAGTCAGAAACTGATTTCACCTATTACCTACTAACATGATTATCCTAAATTTACTATGACATCTTACAAAATATGTACTGTATTCTATTCCAATTTCCTAACACTATTTTGACAATTGAGCAGACTATTCTGCATATGATGACTTATACGATGAAAATGTGCTGACATGTTTTGAGGACAATGACCATTACACTGAGAACCAACCAACTGGGATAGATCAGCAAGATACATTCATTTGAAAAATGTACTAAATGTAGGCTGATTGTGTTAACTGTAGGATGCTTGTACATAGCCATTTGCATGGATGTACTAAATGCTTGAGACATGTACAAAGCATTTGAAATATTGATGAAAGCAATGATAAATGCCATTCTGTTGTGAGAAACTGCAAGTTAGTTTGGGGATTTGTCCATGTTGTTTTgagaatgtcatctcagtttcaagaaatgagccaaaccaatggAGAAAAACTGTAACACCCTTTTTGAAGCGATGTACTTGTTATGTCACAAGGCTCATGACAGGTGGAAAAAGAGACAGCATCTTTTCaggtgctggaccccctgcagtatttACAAGTCGAAAACTGAAATGAAGGGTTTATTTGAtaaaacaaaaattaaaataaataaataaaaacttatatGACATGTCACCAGTCTCAATCTTTGTTCTCATATTCCGCATTTGACTTCTCCAGACTGGAAACAGCTGCCATTCTTTAGTGTTAGATGAGGCTCAAAGGTGACTATGCCATTATCATTGCTGTCCCAAGACTATGGAAATATTTGTACATTTTCATAgccatttgtggcagcgggggcatggtcaagcgtcggtctgtgaatggagggtggagtcagggaaagtaagtggcagaatcactgcacctgatgtaagttaacctgtgtttgtgtgtcttccccattgaccgcaccctataaaaggagagagagagagcagagaaagggagctctctcgccAACCAGAGCACTTCCGTATGtgcgcgtgtggctgggagagtgtgaaaagctgaaaagctaaaaataaaaagagtttttgggaactcagttctggcctgccatgcgtctgtgctccacccacctgctccgattcctacagtggtgccgaaacccaggacggagcacagaggacaacagccccatggagtcatcccccttcaaggacctgatccatggcctccccacggcccaacagagccagcaccaggcgctggtcgcccttcagaaggagcaggagcaaaggttcaaggccctggtgctggcgcagcaggaagatcgccaggcgttccagcacctactcgcgtcggcggggtccaccatctccaccgccgtggaccctccccacctcaccctaatgaagatgggcccgcacgacaaccctgaggccttccttgtgctctttgagcaggtagcagaggcgtggggctggccggtggaacagtgcgcggcgcgcctcctccccctgctaacgggc
The genomic region above belongs to Neoarius graeffei isolate fNeoGra1 chromosome 6, fNeoGra1.pri, whole genome shotgun sequence and contains:
- the LOC132888398 gene encoding uncharacterized protein LOC132888398, with product MAEAGRRVQPNVPRSTVSSIIQTFRRENRIGRQPHAGGRRKLLTDRQEQEICNMVIANNAITLTQIRDAVLQNSGVFQNINSISISTIDRVLKKNLITMKQIYRVPFDRNTARVKELRYQYVQRILALEGSETPHILVFVDEAGFNLAKGRRRGRNIIGQRATVDVPGQRGGNITMCAAISENGVATHTASLGPYNTEKLLRFLDQLYVYLVPENERGLEGPHLPQFVIVWDNVNFLHGPRIRAWFNMHPRMHNVLLPPYSPFLNPIEEFFLCLEMESI
- the LOC132887567 gene encoding extracellular calcium-sensing receptor-like; the encoded protein is MHRDGDLVLGGLFEVHFLTVFPDLSFASEPEQPYCEQFDMASFQMAVTMAFAIDEINRNPNLLPNITLGYHLYDNCVKLAVAFRAATALISGTDEIASGLNCTSSPPVIGIVGDPGSTHSIAISGVLGLFRVPMVSYYATCSCLSDRNQFPSFFRTIPSDAFQVRAIIQILKHFGWTWVGLVYSNDDYGIYAAQSFHQDVQEQLGGCVAYSEMLPRDNNHRDVEHIVKVIKTSTAKVVVVFSTDAYLLPLMHGVFLNNVTGKQWIASEAWATSPVFHTPRLLPFLGGTLGIAIRRGEIPGLQDFLLRLRPDLHPANNMVRIFWEEMFSCRFDSDGMQTAGEDDIMLCTGNEELSSTNTAYSDMSELRASYNVYKAVYALAHALHDLTQCQEGSGPFSGHSCARISTLQPWQVVHYLQRVNFTTGFGDHVSFDKNGDPLAIYDIMNWQPNMDGSIKVHTVGVVDESAQTDHILLLNEDALFWNFETKKPPRSICSESCPLGTRRARKKGMPICCFDCLPCADGEISNTTDSNECIACPDVFWSSPEKDHCVPKEVEFLSYEEPLGISLTTASLFGTCFCTGVLIVFVHYRHTPVVRANNSELSFLLLLSLKLCFLCVLLFIGQPQLWTCQLRHVAFGISFALSISSILVKTMVVVAVFKSTRPEGHNALKWFGVVQQRGTVLVLTVLQVVICTVWLVTASPTPHKNTRYISSKIVYECAMGSVVGFASLLGYIGLLAAVSFLLAFLARNLPDNFNEAKFITFSMLIFCAVWITFVPAYVSSPGKYSVAVEIFAILASSFGLLVAIFAPKCYIILLHPERNTKKAVMGRAPQNK